A single window of Drosophila suzukii chromosome 3, CBGP_Dsuzu_IsoJpt1.0, whole genome shotgun sequence DNA harbors:
- the LOC139352841 gene encoding uncharacterized protein, producing the protein MHNELPKIHIKLFTGDYKEWPAFKNILESTIHSKQHLTANHRRKWIEGSRELESPSVDDLLKFLDRRCEEFELSKSESDIDSKVGPQHVKAKRSSHALVSMEANTCVKCNSKEHKIYACSKFGELSIEQRRTFVKAKSLCFNCLKPGHVSRKCESKFTCKFCHNRHHSLLHADILGSQAAVAATHSRDDERHIPSAPEDATVTISHIARAQVAPTAESLCNGSTTATQPQGLRKSALPTALVFVRNATGSHTTCRVLLDSGSELSYISERCVQALGLARSPSRILVTGISSIKAETTRGCSTLDLQSRISDHTMKVRAHVLSKITSTLARHDIAASALKAFAGFELADSDYQSLAPVDILLGSDYVWTVFTGQKMFDNQGNIIAISTIFGWVITSIVPTGCSSTTTMHTAIDIDESLRRFWELEDVNQEFHGKPEDDEVEQHFVKTHTRDSKGRYIVELPFKTSMEQFSDTLQGALTRFRGVERRLKKDPNLHSQYVQFMREYLQLGHMRELSPEDIDKKPSFYLPHHPVFTQKLRVVFDGSFKDTNGRSLNEALHIGPSILRNLFSICMRFRMFKFVFSADIVKMYRQIWVAANHCGYQRIVWREDETTPIKHYELSTVTYGTSCAPFLAVRVLDQLAHDHQHDFPTAAKILKEQFYVDDVLTGAHTEEELIRNQNELIQLMKCAGMELGKWVSNSSLVADRSLATTEVQGKGSNSTAKVLGIHWDPEEDMLFYKVCLTTNPHNTKRQVLSDVARIFDPLGILSPVVVQFKILFQELWLLDFGWDTELPPKAADWWNKCRNDLHILRDLRLPRFVQNNEDHIELHGFSDASIKAYSAVIYSRVVRADGTVSVSLIAGKTRVAPLKQQSLPRLELCGALLLSRLFLSVKAALQHKDIEVHAWCDSTIVLAWLSHPPSKLKTFVANRTSEILEALPRNAWHHVNTKENPADCATRGMLASDLIHFDLWWMGPSWLQDPEMLAVKLTFKKFCSSLLENHGKEEVKTTSLTAQETCSLSPIEALTQRVSSWTKLVRVVAYALRFIQKTKAIKSATLANGKMLTFEEIQAARILCLQEAQKCFMEDRKLLTENKPLHSRSQLVKLSPIICKDSLLRVGGRLDNSQLPADVKHPILLPKSNRITRMILEHEHTTNLHPGVSALFVIVRQKYWIFGARNLIRNLVHNCIKCFRQRKLTEHQFMADLPGIRITEALPFQHSGCDYAGPFILKERRGRNPRKTKGYICLFVCLVTSAIHLELATDLSTDTFLACLRRLMSLRGKCSQIFSDNGTNFVGAKRALDEMQQLLSSQEHQRNLTQSLANDGIKWSFIPPHSPHWGGKWESSVRSVKLHLRRVVGKTVLTCEQIQTLIAQISAVVNSRPLCYTPDTDLTYLSPAHFLIGCPFTTVPEGDLTHLPINRLDYWQHLQSMFQGFWKRWHQEYLTSLQQRQKWSSKERNIAVDNVVLVKDSNLPPAAWILARVVEAHPGPDGLVRAVKLKTSTGEMTRPITKLAVLPNSETLFQGGPGC; encoded by the coding sequence ATGCACAATGAACTGCCAAAAATCCACATCAAGCTATTCACTGGCGACTACAAGGAGTGGCCAGCCTTTAAAAACATCTTAGAGAGTACGATCCATAGCAAGCAGCATTTGACAGCAAATCACCGTCGCAAATGGATCGAAGGAAGCCGAGAACTGGAATCTCCGTCTGTGGATGATCTACTCAAGTTTTTAGACCGACGTTGCGAGGAATTTGAGCTCAGCAAAAGTGAGTCAGACATAGACTCCAAGGTTGGCCCACAACATGTCAAGGCAAAGCGATCGTCACACGCTTTAGTATCGATGGAAGCAAACACTTGTGTGAAGTGTAACTCGAAGGAGCACAAGATCTACGCCTGCTCAAAGTTTGGTGAATTGTCAATCGAGCAGAGACGCACATTTGTTAAGGCAAAATCACTGTGTTTTAACTGCCTTAAGCCTGGGCATGTGTCGCGAAAGTGTGAATCCAAATTCACATGCAAGTTTTGCCACAATCGTCACCACTCTCTGCTACATGCAGATATTCTTGGTTCGCAAGCCGCTGTCGCTGCGACACACTCACGAGATGATGAAAGACACATCCCAAGCGCTCCCGAAGATGCTACCGTCACCATCAGCCATATCGCACGGGCACAAGTGGCTCCCACAGCTGAATCCTTGTGCAACGGATCAACAACCGCAACACAGCCACAAGGGCTACGAAAAAGTGCATTGCCAACAGCTCTAGTGTTTGTAAGAAACGCAACAGGATCGCACACTACCTGCCGGGTGCTTTTGGACAGTGGTTCGGAACTGTCGTACATCTCGGAGCGGTGCGTACAGGCACTCGGACTGGCACGCTCACCGTCACGAATCTTGGTGACCGGTATTTCGTCAATCAAGGCTGAGACAACTAGAGGCTGCAGCACACTGGACTTGCAGTCAAGGATCTCAGATCACACAATGAAGGTACGTGCTCACGTACTCAGCAAAATTACCTCCACGTTGGCAAGACATGATATCGCCGCCTCAGCACTCAAGGCATTCGCTGGCTTTGAGCTTGCGGATTCTGACTATCAATCGTTGGCGCCAGTTGATATACTCCTGGGCAGCGACTACGTTTGGACCGTGTTCACCGGTCAAAAGATGTTCGACAACCAGGGCAACATCATCGCCATTTCGACCATATTTGGATGGGTCATAACATCTATCGTTCCTACCGGATGTTCAtctacaacaacaatgcacacGGCTATTGACATTGACGAATCGCTACGGCGCTTTTGGGAGCTGGAGGATGTCAACCAGGAATTCCATGGGAAACCAGAGGACGATGAAGTTGAACAGCACTTTGTGAAGACGCACACTCGGGACTCTAAGGGGCGTTACATCGTCGAACTTCCGTTCAAAACCTCCATGGAACAGTTTTCGGATACTTTACAGGGAGCGCTAACAAGATTCAGGGGTGTAGAGCGCCGCCTAAAGAAAGACCCCAATCTGCATTCACAGTACGTGCAATTTATGCGTGAGTATCTTCAGTTGGGCCACATGCGAGAACTATCGCCAGAAGACATTGACAAAAAGCCGAGCTTTTACTTGCCACATCATCCTGTATTTACCCAAAAATTACGCGTCGTATTTGACGGCTCATTCAAGGACACGAATGGACGGTCCTTAAACGAAGCTCTGCACATTGGACCCAGCATTCTACGAAACCTTTTCTCGATTTGCATGCGTTTCAGAATGTTCAAGTTCGTCTTCTCAGCAGATATTGTCAAAATGTATCGACAAATCTGGGTGGCTGCCAACCATTGTGGCTATCAGCGAATTGTTTGGAGAGAAGATGAAACGACTCCTATTAAACACTATGAACTGTCCACGGTAACATACGGCACATCCTGCGCACCATTTTTGGCAGTGAGGGTCCTGGATCAGTTAGCTCACGACCATCAACACGACTTTCCTACCGCTGCAAAGATCTTGAAGGAGCAGTTTTATGTGGACGACGTACTGACCGGAGCACATACCGAGGAGGAGCTCATTCGCAATCAAAATGAGTTGATCCAGTTGATGAAATGTGCAGGCATGGAACTTGGTAAATGGGTTTCCAATTCATCACTTGTCGCTGACAGATCTCTCGCTACAACCGAAGTACAAGGCAAAGGATCCAATTCTACAGCAAAGGTTCTTGGCATTCATTGGGATCCAGAAGAGGATATGTTATTCTACAAAGTTTGCCTTACAACAAATCCGCACAACACCAAACGCCAAGTGCTGTCAGATGTGGCACGCATCTTTGACCCGCTGGGTATTCTGTCGCCAGTGGTAGTGCAGTTCAAAATTCTGTTCCAAGAATTGTGGCTACTCGATTTTGGCTGGGACACGGAGCTTCCTCCGAAAGCTGCGGACTGGTGGAATAAATGCCGTAACGACCTACACATCCTTCGCGACCTACGCCTGCCACGGTTTGTCCAAAACAATGAAGATCACATCGAACTGCATGGATTTTCAGATGCATCCATCAAGGCATATTCTGCAGTCATCTATAGCAGAGTAGTGCGAGCAGATGGCACCGTATCAGTTTCACTCATAGCAGGAAAAACCAGAGTTGCTCCGCTGAAGCAGCAGTCTCTACCGCGTCTTGAGCTGTGTGGCGCTTTGCTACTGAGTCGACTGTTCTTATCAGTCAAGGCTGCGCTACAACACAAGGACATTGAAGTGCATGCATGGTGCGACTCAACCATAGTCTTGGCCTGGCTTTCACATCCACCATCTAAGCTTAAAACATTTGTAGCCAACAGAACCTCAGAAATTCTCGAAGCCTTACCGCGCAACGCATGGCATCATGTAAACACAAAGGAGAATCCGGCGGACTGCGCCACACGAGGAATGCTTGCTTCGGACCTTATCCATTTCGACCTATGGTGGATGGGACCTTCATGGCTGCAAGATCCAGAAATGCTTGCGGTAAAGTTGACCTTTAAAAAGTTCTGTTCTTCCCTTTTAGAAAACCATGGAAAAGAGGAAGTGAAGACCACCTCATTAACCGCACAGGAAACCTGCTCATTGTCACCAATCGAAGCTTTGACTCAACGCGTCTCGTCCTGGACAAAGCTGGTACGCGTTGTAGCTTACGCCTTGCGCTTCATCCAAAAGACCAAGGCCATTAAATCTGCAACGCTGGCAAATGGAAAGATGCTCACCTTTGAGGAGATTCAGGCTGCTCGCATTCTTTGCCTGCAAGAGGCTCAGAAATGTTTCATGGAAGACCGCAAACTACTGACGGAAAACAAGCCACTTCACAGCCGCTCCCAGTTGGTGAAGCTCTCGCCGATTATCTGCAAGGATAGCCTTCTTCGAGTTGGTGGACGACTGGACAACTCACAATTACCAGCTGATGTAAAACACCCTATACTGCTTCCCAAGTCGAACCGCATCACAAGAATGATTTTGGAACACGAGCATACGACAAATCTTCATCCAGGAGTTTCTGCACTTTTTGTAATTGTTCGTCAAAAGTACTGGATCTTTGGTGCGCGCAACCTGATAAGAAATCTGGTTCACAACTGCATCAAATGCTTTCGCCAACGTAAACTCACGGAGCACCAATTCATGGCCGATCTACCAGGCATCCGTATAACAGAAGCTTTACCCTTCCAGCACTCAGGCTGTGATTACGCTGGACCATTTATACTTAAGGAAAGGAGAGGGCGCAATCCCCGAAAAACTAAGGGCTACATATGCCTCTTTGTTTGCCTTGTGACATCCGCCATACATTTGGAACTGGCAACCGATCTCAGCACAGACACATTCCTGGCATGTCTTAGGCGTTTAATGTCCCTTCGAGGAAAATGCTCACAAATCTTCAGCGACAACGGGACGAATTTTGTTGGTGCCAAACGGGCATTAGATGAGATGCAGCAACTTCTATCTTCGCAGGAGCATCAACGCAATCTAACACAATCGCTGGCCAATGATGGAATCAAATGGAGTTTTATACCTCCCCATTCGCCACATTGGGGAGGGAAGTGGGAGTCATCAGTACGTTCCGTCAAACTACATCTGCGTCGAGTTGTAGGAAAAACTGTTCTAACCTGTGAACAAATACAAACTCTGATTGCTCAGATCAGTGCAGTAGTAAACTCGCGACCGCTATGCTACACACCTGACACTGACCTCACCTACTTGTCTCCGGCCCACTTTTTAATTGGATGCCCATTCACAACTGTTCCAGAGGGAGATCTTACTCATTTGCCGATCAATCGTCTGGACTATTGGCAGCACTTGCAATCGATGTTTCAAGGGTTTTGGAAACGCTGGCATCAAGAGTATTTGACATCCCTGCAGCAACGCCAAAAGTGGAGCAGCAAGGAACGCAACATCGCAGTAGATAATGTAGTCCTCGTCAAGGACTCAAATCTCCCTCCAGCAGCTTGGATACTAGCCCGTGTAGTGGAAGCTCATCCTGGACCAGATGGACTTGTACGCGCTGTAAAACTTAAGACGTCTACTGGAGAGATGACCCGGCCCATCACCAAGTTAGCAGTACTGCCTAATTCTGAAACATTGTTTCAGGGCGGCCCGGGATGTTGA